In Sphingobacterium sp. SRCM116780, the genomic stretch CTCGAACAAAATTAGGCGCGGTAGTGGCAACAGTAGCCCGCAGGTTCGTTCCGAACTGTTCAGCAGCAATCGTTACAAAGGTAGCCCAATAGCCAATACCTAGTCCCATAAAAAAGGATAACCACAAAAATTTGGTTTCCGATATTCCATCACTTAATAAATACCATGAAGCGCTAATTAAGATAATGAGTTGGCACATTAAAACTACTTTTTTTCTAGATTTTAAAAATTGTGCTAATAATCCAGCTAATAAATCCCCTAATGATATCCCTAAATACGTAAATAAAACTCCTTTCCCAGCACTTAAGGTTGTCGGAGCATGCAATGCCTTCCCTATCTCTGGTGCTTGAGTGACTAACACACCTACGACAAACCAAATGGGTAAACCAATACATAGGCAATACATATACCTTTTGAAACGTCGTTTGTCGGTAAAGAGCATACTGAATTTCCCTTTAATTGCCGATTTTTGATCAGCATTTTTGAATATCCCTGATTCTAGCGCCCCTACTCGCATTAATAATAGTAATAATCCCATTCCTCCTCCTACAAAATAGGCTGTTCGCCAATCAAATTCTTCAGAAATGAAATATCCTAAAACAGCTCCTAAAACTCCAACAGTGGCAACTAGCATCGTACCATATCCTCTTTTAGATTTATC encodes the following:
- a CDS encoding MFS transporter translates to MSNPLSPRSANKVWIIILVASLGYFVDIYDLIIFSIVRIKSFEEIGVSPEDMRSKGEFVLNMQMAGLLIGGIIWGIIGDKFGRLKVLFGSILLYSLANISNGFVQDVMTYGIIRFIAGIGLAGELGAGVTLVSESMDKSKRGYGTMLVATVGVLGAVLGYFISEEFDWRTAYFVGGGMGLLLLLMRVGALESGIFKNADQKSAIKGKFSMLFTDKRRFKRYMYCLCIGLPIWFVVGVLVTQAPEIGKALHAPTTLSAGKGVLFTYLGISLGDLLAGLLAQFLKSRKKVVLMCQLIILISASWYLLSDGISETKFLWLSFFMGLGIGYWATFVTIAAEQFGTNLRATVATTAPNFVRGALIPSTMLYGVLVQYGGIIVAAFVMVFLLSGIAIYALTQLEESFDKDLNYIEE